A stretch of the Deinococcus reticulitermitis genome encodes the following:
- the ddrA gene encoding single-stranded DNA-binding protein DdrA, whose translation MKLSDVQKRLQAPFPAHLVSWKPAAYNKDRSRALLLAHIDARAVQDRLDAICPDGWSFEMEVIAGGKTPTVKGRLTVLGVTREDIGEAPEGDYGTYKAAASDALKRCAVQFGLGRYLYDLPKQWVDWDDSKHQPLSAPELPEWARPDHERSPGGAHLVQAMEQLRYELPEDLELQREVYKHLKAALGSLHPTTSTSGRAA comes from the coding sequence ATGAAGCTGAGCGATGTCCAGAAACGATTGCAAGCCCCGTTTCCCGCTCATCTGGTGAGCTGGAAGCCTGCGGCATACAACAAGGACCGCAGCCGCGCGCTGCTGCTCGCGCACATCGACGCGCGCGCGGTGCAAGACCGCCTCGACGCGATCTGCCCCGACGGCTGGAGCTTCGAGATGGAAGTGATCGCGGGCGGCAAGACCCCCACCGTCAAGGGCCGGCTGACCGTGCTCGGCGTGACGCGCGAGGACATCGGCGAGGCGCCGGAGGGCGACTACGGCACCTACAAGGCGGCGGCGAGCGACGCGCTGAAGCGCTGCGCGGTGCAGTTCGGCCTCGGGCGCTACCTCTACGACCTGCCCAAGCAGTGGGTGGACTGGGACGACAGCAAGCATCAGCCGCTCAGCGCTCCCGAACTGCCCGAGTGGGCCCGTCCGGACCACGAACGCAGCCCCGGCGGCGCGCACCTCGTGCAGGCGATGGAGCAGCTGCGCTACGAACTGCCCGAGGACTTGGAGCTCCAGCGCGAGGTGTACAAGCACCTCAAGGCCGCGCTCGGCAGCCTGCACCCCACCACCAGCACTTCGGGGCGTGCCGCATGA
- a CDS encoding inorganic diphosphatase: MKPDLGAWLGKRVRVDVDRPLGSTHPLFPELRYPLNYGEIPGTLGGDGHPIDAYLLGWEEPLREAEGIVIAILVRADDAEDKLVVAREGTSWTDEEILEQVAFQERYFRTRLRR; the protein is encoded by the coding sequence GTGAAGCCTGACCTCGGCGCGTGGCTCGGCAAGCGGGTGCGGGTGGACGTAGATCGGCCCCTGGGCAGCACGCATCCCCTTTTCCCGGAGCTGCGCTATCCGCTGAATTACGGCGAGATCCCCGGCACCCTGGGCGGCGACGGCCACCCTATCGACGCCTACCTGCTCGGCTGGGAGGAGCCGCTACGAGAGGCCGAAGGCATCGTCATCGCTATTCTCGTGCGGGCCGACGACGCCGAAGACAAGCTGGTGGTGGCGCGGGAAGGCACGAGCTGGACGGACGAGGAGATTCTGGAGCAGGTGGCCTTTCAGGAGCGGTATTTCCGAACTCGCCTGAGGCGTTAG
- a CDS encoding YkvA family protein — protein sequence MIARFKELARRLKAELLALSLAARDPRTPWYARAWALLVLAYALSPIDLIPDFVPVLGYLDDLLLVPAGLWLALRLLPPAVLADARREAAAHPRRLGRSRWGLALMGLIYLGLLILGGLWWQGRGR from the coding sequence ATGATCGCCCGCTTTAAAGAACTCGCCCGGCGCCTGAAAGCTGAACTGCTCGCGCTGAGCCTCGCGGCGCGTGATCCGCGCACGCCCTGGTACGCGCGGGCCTGGGCGCTGCTCGTGCTCGCCTACGCGCTGAGCCCCATCGACCTGATTCCCGATTTCGTGCCGGTGCTCGGGTACCTCGACGACCTGCTGCTCGTGCCGGCGGGCTTATGGCTCGCGTTGCGGCTCCTGCCTCCTGCCGTCCTCGCCGACGCCCGGCGGGAAGCGGCGGCCCACCCGCGCCGGCTCGGGCGCAGCCGCTGGGGGCTCGCGCTGATGGGGCTGATTTATCTGGGGCTTCTCATTCTCGGTGGGCTGTGGTGGCAGGGCCGGGGGCGCTGA
- a CDS encoding SDR family oxidoreductase: MKPVTLITGASGGIGSALARQLAPSHDLILTGRGGAALEALCTELGARPLILDLTRPETFERALAGLGRVTHLVHNAGVVDLGPVAEQEHAVWTHTLAVNTVAPAELTRLLLPRIREERGTVLFVNSGAGQRANAGWGSYAASKFALRALADALREEEAGRGVRVSTVYPGRTATPMQQRVRAQEGGEYDAGSYLGPETVAATLAFVLNAPRDALVSEISVRPAPR, from the coding sequence ATGAAGCCCGTCACCCTGATCACCGGCGCGAGCGGCGGCATCGGCTCGGCGCTCGCGCGGCAACTCGCCCCCTCGCATGACCTGATCCTCACCGGACGCGGCGGGGCGGCCTTGGAGGCGCTGTGTACCGAACTCGGCGCGAGGCCGCTCATCCTCGACCTGACGCGGCCCGAGACCTTTGAGCGCGCGCTCGCGGGCCTGGGGCGCGTGACCCACCTTGTCCACAACGCCGGGGTGGTGGACCTCGGGCCGGTGGCCGAGCAGGAGCACGCGGTTTGGACGCACACCCTCGCGGTGAACACGGTGGCGCCCGCCGAACTCACGCGGCTGCTGCTTCCCAGAATCCGAGAGGAGCGCGGCACGGTCCTCTTTGTCAACAGCGGCGCCGGGCAGCGGGCGAACGCCGGCTGGGGGAGCTACGCGGCGAGCAAATTCGCCCTGCGCGCCCTCGCCGACGCACTGCGCGAGGAAGAAGCCGGGCGCGGCGTCCGCGTGAGCACCGTCTACCCGGGCCGCACCGCCACCCCGATGCAGCAGCGGGTGCGCGCGCAGGAGGGGGGCGAGTACGACGCTGGAAGCTACCTCGGCCCGGAGACGGTGGCGGCCACCCTCGCCTTCGTGCTGAATGCGCCGCGTGATGCCCTCGTCAGTGAGATCAGTGTGCGCCCTGCGCCGCGCTGA
- a CDS encoding DinB family protein, protein MNLLQLSLTGGAAFREVSGLLAGLRLEEAVRRGDAPYTLAELLAHLRLTTRTSLDLVTGQRTDWPDGLDVWPEPPQSEEEFAALLTDLNLLLAEAAMLAGDPSHRARELLTDLAAHNAYHWGQVALLRRMAGTEFGEA, encoded by the coding sequence GTGAATCTGCTGCAACTTTCCCTCACTGGGGGCGCCGCCTTCCGCGAAGTCTCGGGCCTGCTCGCGGGGTTGAGGCTGGAAGAAGCCGTGCGGCGCGGGGACGCACCGTACACCCTCGCGGAACTGCTCGCGCATCTGCGCCTGACGACCCGCACCAGCCTCGACCTGGTGACCGGACAGCGCACCGACTGGCCGGACGGCCTCGACGTGTGGCCTGAGCCGCCGCAGAGCGAGGAGGAATTTGCCGCACTGCTCACCGACCTGAACCTGCTCCTCGCCGAAGCCGCGATGCTCGCGGGGGACCCGAGCCACCGGGCACGGGAGCTGCTCACGGACCTCGCCGCGCACAACGCCTACCACTGGGGACAGGTCGCCCTACTGCGGCGGATGGCGGGCACCGAGTTCGGTGAAGCCTGA
- the hrpB gene encoding ATP-dependent helicase HrpB, which produces MTRSTDLPIHEVIPALKEALAAHPLVLLQAPPGAGKSTALPLELLNEPWLAGQGVVMLQPRRVAARAVASRLAEGLGEELGGAVGYRVRFESRVSARTRLEVVTEGILTRRLQRDPELSGVGLVILDEFHERSLHADLALALLREVQGALRDDLRVLVMSATLDPALPARLGAPHLETRGRAYPVEVRYLAADPVGRVGDLVAGAVRRALEEQAGDILAFLPGVREIREAQAGLAGVEAVVLPLYGDLPLREQRRALVPDPAGARKVVLATSIAETSLTIDGVRVVVDGGQSRTQTFDPASGLTRMVTERVTRDSAEQRAGRAGRTAPGVAYRLWPERTQALLSAARPPEILESDLTPLTLELAGWGVADPAELPWLDPPPAHRIETARALLRDLGALDRDGRLTPEGRRLLDFPTHPRLAHLLTGPFPALGADVAALLEERDPLPPGSGADLLERVAALRTWRAGRPTRGEVGVLERAERLSRQWRRLLGVEADNAAPDPGEVAELVARAYPERLALAREPAPGRPRGRFLLAGGQGAALPEGDALAGAGALAVAQLDAGSGGEGRIFLAAPLDPAWLAEQAAWHDAVRWDARSGTLIAAQERRLGALVLGSRPLREVKPEARVGAVADALRAEGLHLLTFSPEAEQLRARVSSLRAWRGEAWPDLSDAGLLARLEDWLGLALAGVRTRDDLARLPLLPALQTLLPWPLPGQLGDLAPTHLSVPSGSRVRLSYRAGGEAPILAVKLQELFGLAETPTVNGGRTPVLLHLLSPAGRPVQVTQDLRSFWNSSYFEVRRDLRGRYPKHPWPDDPWTHAPTRFTKRRN; this is translated from the coding sequence GTGACTCGTTCCACCGACCTCCCGATCCATGAGGTCATCCCCGCCCTGAAAGAGGCGCTCGCCGCGCATCCCCTCGTGCTGCTGCAAGCGCCACCCGGGGCGGGCAAGAGCACGGCGCTGCCGCTCGAACTGCTGAACGAGCCCTGGCTGGCCGGGCAGGGCGTGGTGATGCTCCAGCCCCGACGGGTGGCCGCGCGGGCGGTGGCGTCGCGCCTCGCCGAGGGGCTCGGGGAAGAGCTCGGCGGCGCGGTGGGCTACCGGGTGCGCTTCGAGTCGCGGGTGTCGGCGCGCACCCGGCTGGAGGTGGTCACGGAAGGCATCCTGACCCGGCGGCTGCAACGCGACCCCGAGCTGAGCGGCGTCGGCCTCGTGATTCTCGACGAGTTCCACGAACGCTCACTGCACGCTGACCTCGCCCTGGCGCTGCTGCGCGAGGTGCAGGGCGCCTTGCGGGACGACTTGCGCGTGCTCGTGATGTCGGCCACCCTCGACCCGGCGCTGCCCGCCCGCCTCGGGGCGCCGCACCTGGAGACGCGGGGCCGCGCCTACCCAGTGGAGGTGCGGTATCTCGCCGCCGACCCCGTGGGCCGGGTGGGCGACCTCGTGGCCGGGGCAGTGCGGCGGGCGCTGGAGGAGCAGGCGGGCGACATCCTCGCCTTCCTGCCCGGCGTGCGCGAGATCCGGGAGGCGCAGGCGGGGCTCGCGGGAGTGGAGGCGGTGGTGCTGCCGCTCTACGGCGACCTGCCGCTGCGTGAACAGCGCCGCGCCCTCGTGCCGGACCCAGCGGGCGCGCGCAAGGTGGTGCTCGCCACGTCCATAGCCGAGACCTCGCTCACCATCGACGGCGTGCGGGTGGTGGTCGACGGCGGGCAGAGCCGCACGCAGACCTTCGACCCCGCGAGCGGCCTGACCCGCATGGTCACGGAACGCGTCACCCGCGACAGCGCCGAGCAGCGCGCGGGCCGGGCGGGGCGCACCGCGCCGGGCGTCGCCTATCGCCTGTGGCCCGAGCGGACCCAGGCCCTGCTGAGCGCCGCCCGCCCGCCCGAGATCCTGGAGAGCGACCTCACCCCGCTCACCCTCGAACTCGCCGGCTGGGGCGTGGCCGACCCCGCCGAGTTGCCCTGGCTCGACCCGCCGCCCGCGCACCGCATCGAGACGGCCCGCGCGCTGCTGCGCGACCTGGGCGCCCTGGACCGGGACGGACGCCTCACCCCGGAAGGCCGGCGGCTGCTCGACTTCCCGACCCACCCCCGGCTCGCCCACCTGCTCACCGGACCTTTTCCCGCGCTGGGGGCCGACGTGGCCGCCCTCCTCGAAGAGCGCGATCCCCTGCCGCCGGGCTCGGGCGCCGACCTCCTGGAGCGGGTGGCGGCGCTGCGGACCTGGCGTGCGGGCCGGCCCACCCGGGGAGAGGTGGGCGTGCTGGAGCGGGCCGAGCGCCTGTCGCGGCAGTGGCGGCGCCTCCTCGGGGTGGAGGCCGACAATGCCGCGCCTGACCCTGGGGAGGTGGCCGAACTCGTCGCGCGGGCCTACCCCGAACGCCTCGCGCTCGCCCGCGAGCCCGCGCCGGGACGGCCCCGGGGCCGCTTTCTGCTCGCGGGCGGACAGGGGGCCGCGCTGCCGGAGGGCGACGCGCTCGCCGGCGCCGGAGCGCTCGCGGTGGCCCAGCTCGACGCGGGAAGCGGGGGAGAGGGCCGCATCTTTCTCGCCGCGCCGCTCGACCCGGCGTGGCTGGCCGAGCAGGCCGCGTGGCACGACGCCGTGCGCTGGGATGCCCGCAGCGGCACCCTGATCGCGGCGCAGGAGCGGCGGCTCGGGGCGCTCGTGCTCGGCAGCCGCCCGCTGCGTGAGGTGAAGCCGGAGGCGCGGGTAGGAGCCGTCGCCGACGCGCTCCGGGCCGAGGGGCTGCACCTGCTCACCTTCTCGCCGGAAGCCGAGCAACTGCGCGCCCGCGTCTCCTCGCTGCGGGCCTGGCGGGGCGAGGCGTGGCCCGACCTGTCGGACGCGGGGCTGCTCGCGCGGCTCGAAGACTGGCTGGGGCTGGCGCTCGCGGGCGTCCGCACCCGCGACGACCTCGCCCGTTTGCCGCTGCTGCCGGCCCTGCAAACGCTTCTTCCCTGGCCGCTGCCTGGGCAGCTTGGCGACCTCGCGCCGACGCACCTCAGTGTGCCGAGCGGCAGCCGGGTGCGCCTGAGCTACCGCGCGGGGGGAGAAGCGCCGATCCTCGCGGTCAAGCTGCAAGAACTTTTCGGCCTCGCCGAGACGCCGACCGTCAATGGAGGCCGCACGCCCGTGCTGCTGCATCTGCTCTCGCCGGCCGGCCGGCCCGTGCAGGTGACGCAGGACCTGCGCTCGTTCTGGAACTCGTCGTATTTCGAGGTGCGCCGCGACCTGCGTGGCCGCTACCCCAAGCACCCCTGGCCCGACGATCCCTGGACGCACGCGCCGACGCGCTTCACCAAACGCCGGAACTGA